The following proteins come from a genomic window of Carassius auratus strain Wakin chromosome 18, ASM336829v1, whole genome shotgun sequence:
- the tshz3a gene encoding teashirt homolog 3 isoform X2 encodes MEEATTDFLKDHSEDHSEDSLEQMKAIYKSFLNNPYWSFLSLNSSQLHADEQPASSSGSSSSNSSPGRNSYDWHQSAIAKTLQQVSQKQPAALEPSIFSTVQLYRQSPKLYGSIFTGASKFHCKSCSASYDTLLDLTVHMNETDHYRDDNLESASKGAKSWSKPRKRSLLEMEGKEDAQKVLLCMYCGHSFESLQDLSVHMIKTKHYQKVPLREPRTAIAAKVVSSFRKRVPVELYVAKSLHTTEKTRSPNRGQASDTFQMYSEQTNKDDLMDQKTSPGVHFKSQNLKRKESGISHDSLQPLSAPAMLTGHFVRVTQTLQKTVKPPHPKSKSEKSQLDTQCSSPLLATGILESLSLPSVATGDKIKTQEMTSQKDSDCKDSANINDAKQKFSISSKSDYLTEDDLKESPKMDFDILKSLENTVTSAINKAQRGAPSWGGYQSIHAAYQLQNQLKPGLNNSGYISSLKQSSSSQEAQSIDKSHLISPCTSPRASSTTVNIQKVDKLEKKVTEKISEVDRYNDLNGQGSLHQQLLNSKGKPLMSKSPSHESAFTSMRNVSEGNTDEREIQKHTQDYRTHPTSDLYDNAGLLSAHPEPKQPSVSPLSALQSVMNLHLGKAAKPVRPVQDPMSMLLRMSNSMAERAALAGPSGHSAKLSQLHSDCHEICRDQPIDLSKGKSEQCLRAAALPGKALSSSVSGVSVGESASSEILSTASPLRENALSDISDMLRNLSDSRVLKSPMLLCKPEQSEIEGSHTSDEAEDTSMVHKRKGRQSHWKPQHLLILQAQFASCLRQTADGKYVISDLSSQERMVISHITGLSMTTISHWLANVKYQLRRTGRTKFIKNVDSGHPIFYCSECATQFQVRSTYICHLESHLGFKMKDLEKLTSKDLNRRITKHSKSPPMKPAIPAVLPARGCQEQLPPVPAL; translated from the coding sequence ATGGAGGAGGCCACAACAGACTTTTTAAAAGACCATTCTGAGGACCATTCTGAGGACAGCCTAGAACAGATGAAGGCCATTTACAAAAGCTTCCTTAATAATCCCTACTGGTCCTTTTTGAGCTTGAATTCCTCTCAACTGCATGCAGATGAACAGCCAGCCAGTAGCAGCGGTAGCAGTAGTAGCAACAGCAGTCCTGGACGTAACAGCTATGACTGGCATCAGTCTGCTATCGCAAAGACACTCCAACAGGTCTCTCAGAAACAACCTGCTGCACTTGAACCAAGTATTTTCTCCACTGTCCAGCTCTACCGCCAAAGTCCTAAACTCTATGGATCCATCTTTACAGGTGCAAGCAAGTTCCACTGCAAAAGCTGCAGTGCATCATATGACACGCTGCTTGATCTCACAGTTCACATGAATGAAACAGACCACTACCGTGATGACAACCTTGAAAGTGCTAGTAAGGGTGCTAAGTCATGGTCAAAGCCTCGGAAGCGCTCTCTTTTGGAGATGGAGGGAAAGGAAGATGCCCAGAAAGTCCTACTCTGTATGTACTGTGGACACTCTTTTGAATCCCTGCAAGACCTCAGCGTTCACATGATAAAGACTAAGCATTACCAGAAGGTTCCTCTGAGAGAGCCAAGAACTGCAATTGCTGCTAAAGTTGTGTCTTCCTTCAGGAAGAGGGTTCCAGTGGAGCTGTATGTTGCAAAATCTTTGCACACCACAGAAAAGACAAGAAGTCCCAACAGAGGGCAGGCCAGTGATACTTTTCAGATGTATTCTGAACAAACCAACAAAGACGACTTGATGGATCAGAAAACAAGCCCTGGTGTGCATTTCAAGTCTCAGAACCTCAAACGTAAGGAGAGTGGGATTTCACATGACTCTTTGCAACCGTTGAGTGCTCCTGCGATGTTGACTGGCCACTTTGTCAGAGTCACCCAAACACTGCAAAAGACAGTCAAGCCTCCTCATCCCAAAAGTAAGTCTGAGAAGTCTCAGTTAGATACACAATGTTCTTCCCCTCTCTTAGCCACAGGAATCTTGGAATCATTGTCCCTCCCATCTGTAGCAACTGGGGACAAAATCAAGACACAAGAAATGACTTCTCAAAAAGACAGTGATTGCAAGGATTCTGCAAATATAAATGATGCCAAGCAGAAATTCAGCATATCATCGAAGTCTGATTACCTAACTGAAGATGATCTAAAAGAGAGTCCTAAAATGGATTTTGATATTCTAAAATCACTGGAGAATACAGTTACATCAGCTATAAACAAAGCACAAAGGGGTGCCCCGAGTTGGGGTGGTTACCAGAGCATTCATGCAGCTTATCAGTTACAAAACCAACTGAAACCTGGTCTAAACAACTCAGGCTACATTTCTTCTTTAAAACAATCTAGCAGTAGTCAGGAAGCCCAGTCCATAGACAAAAGTCATTTAATCTCTCCTTGTACTTCACCAAGAGCTTCCTCTACCACAGTTAATATCCAGAAGGTGGACAAACTGGAAAAGAAAGTAACAGAAAAGATTTCTGAGGTTGACAGATATAATGACTTGAATGGGCAAGGATCCTTACATCAGCAACTGCTGAATTCCAAAGGGAAACCACTAATGTCAAAATCTCCAAGTCATGAGAGTGCATTTACATCTATGAGAAATGTCTCTGAGGGTAACACAGACGAAAGAGAAATTCAGAAGCACACACAAGATTACAGAACTCACCCCACTTCAGATCTGTATGATAATGCTGGTCTACTCTCTGCCCACCCTGAGCCAAAACAACCCTCTGTCAGTCCTCTAAGTGCCCTTCAATCTGTTATGAACCTTCATCTGGGTAAAGCTGCCAAACCGGTAAGGCCGGTCCAGGACCCTATGAGCATGCTTCTCAGGATGAGCAACAGCATGGCAGAAAGGGCCGCTCTTGCCGGTCCATCTGGACACTCAGCGAAACTTAGCCAGTTGCATTCTGACTGCCATGAAATTTGCAGAGACCAACCGATAGACTTGTCCAAAGGCAAAAGTGAACAGTGTCTCAGAGCTGCTGCTCTCCCAGGTAAAGCTTTGAGTTCCTCTGTGTCTGGTGTATCTGTCGGGGAATCAGCCAGTTCTGAAATATTATCAACAGCGAGTCCTTTGCGTGAAAATGCCCTCTCTGACATATCAGACATGCTGCGCAATCTCTCAGATTCTAGAGTTTTGAAGTCCCCAATGCTTTTATGTAAGCCAGAACAGTCAGAAATCGAGGGTTCTCACACTTCAGATGAGGCAGAGGATACATCCATGGTGCACAAACGTAAAGGTAGGCAATCGCACTGGAAGCCCCAGCACTTGCTGATTTTGCAGGCTCAGTTTGCATCCTGCCTCAGGCAGACAGCTGATGGAAAGTATGTGATATCAGACTTGAGCTCCCAGGAAAGGATGGTCATATCGCATATAACAGGTCTATCTATGACAACCATCAGCCACTGGCTTGCCAATGTGAAATATCAGCTCAGACGAACAGGCAGAACAAAGTTCATAAAGAACGTTGACTCGGGACACCCGATTTTCTACTGTAGTGAATGTGCAACACAGTTCCAAGTTCGTTCTACATACATCTGTCACCTTGAGTCACACCTTGGGTTTAAAATGAAAGACTTGGAAAAACTTACTTCTAAGGATCTGAACCGGAGGATTACAAAGCATTCTAAGAGCCCTCCCATGAAACCTGCAATTCCTGCTGTACTGCCAGCTAGAGGATGTCAGGAGCAATTGCCACCGGTGCCAGCActgtaa
- the tshz3a gene encoding teashirt homolog 3 isoform X1, with the protein MPRRKQQAPKRAAAYDSENVKESTIQTEDTGSDCSVTKKKQQGESDLGEDLNNPVDEQDSPTAELSGHDVDNESHTSESSDPTSDADSSIPIKNMEEATTDFLKDHSEDHSEDSLEQMKAIYKSFLNNPYWSFLSLNSSQLHADEQPASSSGSSSSNSSPGRNSYDWHQSAIAKTLQQVSQKQPAALEPSIFSTVQLYRQSPKLYGSIFTGASKFHCKSCSASYDTLLDLTVHMNETDHYRDDNLESASKGAKSWSKPRKRSLLEMEGKEDAQKVLLCMYCGHSFESLQDLSVHMIKTKHYQKVPLREPRTAIAAKVVSSFRKRVPVELYVAKSLHTTEKTRSPNRGQASDTFQMYSEQTNKDDLMDQKTSPGVHFKSQNLKRKESGISHDSLQPLSAPAMLTGHFVRVTQTLQKTVKPPHPKSKSEKSQLDTQCSSPLLATGILESLSLPSVATGDKIKTQEMTSQKDSDCKDSANINDAKQKFSISSKSDYLTEDDLKESPKMDFDILKSLENTVTSAINKAQRGAPSWGGYQSIHAAYQLQNQLKPGLNNSGYISSLKQSSSSQEAQSIDKSHLISPCTSPRASSTTVNIQKVDKLEKKVTEKISEVDRYNDLNGQGSLHQQLLNSKGKPLMSKSPSHESAFTSMRNVSEGNTDEREIQKHTQDYRTHPTSDLYDNAGLLSAHPEPKQPSVSPLSALQSVMNLHLGKAAKPVRPVQDPMSMLLRMSNSMAERAALAGPSGHSAKLSQLHSDCHEICRDQPIDLSKGKSEQCLRAAALPGKALSSSVSGVSVGESASSEILSTASPLRENALSDISDMLRNLSDSRVLKSPMLLCKPEQSEIEGSHTSDEAEDTSMVHKRKGRQSHWKPQHLLILQAQFASCLRQTADGKYVISDLSSQERMVISHITGLSMTTISHWLANVKYQLRRTGRTKFIKNVDSGHPIFYCSECATQFQVRSTYICHLESHLGFKMKDLEKLTSKDLNRRITKHSKSPPMKPAIPAVLPARGCQEQLPPVPAL; encoded by the exons ATGCCGAGGAGAAAACAGCAGGCGCCCAAACGAGCGGCAG CTTATGATTCTGAAAATGTTAAGGAGAGCACCATACAGACCGAAGACACTGGAAGTGATTGCTCAGTGACCAAGAAAAAACAACAGGGGGAAAGTGATTTGGGAGAAGACTTAAATAACCCAGTAGATGAACAAGATTCCCCTACTGCTGAGCTGTCAGGCCATGATGTTGACAATGAATCGCACACAAGTGAATCTAGTGACCCCACGTCAGATGCAGACAGCAGCATCCCGATCAAAAATATGGAGGAGGCCACAACAGACTTTTTAAAAGACCATTCTGAGGACCATTCTGAGGACAGCCTAGAACAGATGAAGGCCATTTACAAAAGCTTCCTTAATAATCCCTACTGGTCCTTTTTGAGCTTGAATTCCTCTCAACTGCATGCAGATGAACAGCCAGCCAGTAGCAGCGGTAGCAGTAGTAGCAACAGCAGTCCTGGACGTAACAGCTATGACTGGCATCAGTCTGCTATCGCAAAGACACTCCAACAGGTCTCTCAGAAACAACCTGCTGCACTTGAACCAAGTATTTTCTCCACTGTCCAGCTCTACCGCCAAAGTCCTAAACTCTATGGATCCATCTTTACAGGTGCAAGCAAGTTCCACTGCAAAAGCTGCAGTGCATCATATGACACGCTGCTTGATCTCACAGTTCACATGAATGAAACAGACCACTACCGTGATGACAACCTTGAAAGTGCTAGTAAGGGTGCTAAGTCATGGTCAAAGCCTCGGAAGCGCTCTCTTTTGGAGATGGAGGGAAAGGAAGATGCCCAGAAAGTCCTACTCTGTATGTACTGTGGACACTCTTTTGAATCCCTGCAAGACCTCAGCGTTCACATGATAAAGACTAAGCATTACCAGAAGGTTCCTCTGAGAGAGCCAAGAACTGCAATTGCTGCTAAAGTTGTGTCTTCCTTCAGGAAGAGGGTTCCAGTGGAGCTGTATGTTGCAAAATCTTTGCACACCACAGAAAAGACAAGAAGTCCCAACAGAGGGCAGGCCAGTGATACTTTTCAGATGTATTCTGAACAAACCAACAAAGACGACTTGATGGATCAGAAAACAAGCCCTGGTGTGCATTTCAAGTCTCAGAACCTCAAACGTAAGGAGAGTGGGATTTCACATGACTCTTTGCAACCGTTGAGTGCTCCTGCGATGTTGACTGGCCACTTTGTCAGAGTCACCCAAACACTGCAAAAGACAGTCAAGCCTCCTCATCCCAAAAGTAAGTCTGAGAAGTCTCAGTTAGATACACAATGTTCTTCCCCTCTCTTAGCCACAGGAATCTTGGAATCATTGTCCCTCCCATCTGTAGCAACTGGGGACAAAATCAAGACACAAGAAATGACTTCTCAAAAAGACAGTGATTGCAAGGATTCTGCAAATATAAATGATGCCAAGCAGAAATTCAGCATATCATCGAAGTCTGATTACCTAACTGAAGATGATCTAAAAGAGAGTCCTAAAATGGATTTTGATATTCTAAAATCACTGGAGAATACAGTTACATCAGCTATAAACAAAGCACAAAGGGGTGCCCCGAGTTGGGGTGGTTACCAGAGCATTCATGCAGCTTATCAGTTACAAAACCAACTGAAACCTGGTCTAAACAACTCAGGCTACATTTCTTCTTTAAAACAATCTAGCAGTAGTCAGGAAGCCCAGTCCATAGACAAAAGTCATTTAATCTCTCCTTGTACTTCACCAAGAGCTTCCTCTACCACAGTTAATATCCAGAAGGTGGACAAACTGGAAAAGAAAGTAACAGAAAAGATTTCTGAGGTTGACAGATATAATGACTTGAATGGGCAAGGATCCTTACATCAGCAACTGCTGAATTCCAAAGGGAAACCACTAATGTCAAAATCTCCAAGTCATGAGAGTGCATTTACATCTATGAGAAATGTCTCTGAGGGTAACACAGACGAAAGAGAAATTCAGAAGCACACACAAGATTACAGAACTCACCCCACTTCAGATCTGTATGATAATGCTGGTCTACTCTCTGCCCACCCTGAGCCAAAACAACCCTCTGTCAGTCCTCTAAGTGCCCTTCAATCTGTTATGAACCTTCATCTGGGTAAAGCTGCCAAACCGGTAAGGCCGGTCCAGGACCCTATGAGCATGCTTCTCAGGATGAGCAACAGCATGGCAGAAAGGGCCGCTCTTGCCGGTCCATCTGGACACTCAGCGAAACTTAGCCAGTTGCATTCTGACTGCCATGAAATTTGCAGAGACCAACCGATAGACTTGTCCAAAGGCAAAAGTGAACAGTGTCTCAGAGCTGCTGCTCTCCCAGGTAAAGCTTTGAGTTCCTCTGTGTCTGGTGTATCTGTCGGGGAATCAGCCAGTTCTGAAATATTATCAACAGCGAGTCCTTTGCGTGAAAATGCCCTCTCTGACATATCAGACATGCTGCGCAATCTCTCAGATTCTAGAGTTTTGAAGTCCCCAATGCTTTTATGTAAGCCAGAACAGTCAGAAATCGAGGGTTCTCACACTTCAGATGAGGCAGAGGATACATCCATGGTGCACAAACGTAAAGGTAGGCAATCGCACTGGAAGCCCCAGCACTTGCTGATTTTGCAGGCTCAGTTTGCATCCTGCCTCAGGCAGACAGCTGATGGAAAGTATGTGATATCAGACTTGAGCTCCCAGGAAAGGATGGTCATATCGCATATAACAGGTCTATCTATGACAACCATCAGCCACTGGCTTGCCAATGTGAAATATCAGCTCAGACGAACAGGCAGAACAAAGTTCATAAAGAACGTTGACTCGGGACACCCGATTTTCTACTGTAGTGAATGTGCAACACAGTTCCAAGTTCGTTCTACATACATCTGTCACCTTGAGTCACACCTTGGGTTTAAAATGAAAGACTTGGAAAAACTTACTTCTAAGGATCTGAACCGGAGGATTACAAAGCATTCTAAGAGCCCTCCCATGAAACCTGCAATTCCTGCTGTACTGCCAGCTAGAGGATGTCAGGAGCAATTGCCACCGGTGCCAGCActgtaa